A stretch of Brachyspira suanatina DNA encodes these proteins:
- a CDS encoding M15 family metallopeptidase, translating into MTVFQYVLVITTILVVLALISFIIKAGSKYKIFTIALMTVIVSSISAVGIIYINNTKDIMSGSDLKQIQLEEEKKRIRKDIIIRPGAIETIALHLAYSNRISPPTIKNRELGFYLDGIWFNWANGKLLTDEDMTNQDNYIPFGFYSYTVDGMPEVQQETPERTKELQEYYKRRVNNTKYINNKFLDTLYDGTSERSMVKHISTKSILGYKVRVHDYVYEPLSNVSVEVKLIAQTNQEVENFLDSLKIVSGYVWKIISKSASRSYHSYGVAFDTLPKKNNGKQIYWAWTRVNNKAWYAVPYDKRWHPPKEVVKVFEKYGFIWGGKWHNYDTIHFEYRPELIIYNKIKNDEDATYELIEKYGIF; encoded by the coding sequence ATGACCGTTTTTCAATATGTTTTAGTAATAACAACTATACTAGTAGTACTAGCACTGATAAGCTTTATAATAAAGGCCGGATCTAAATACAAAATATTTACAATAGCTCTTATGACAGTAATTGTATCATCTATATCAGCGGTAGGAATTATATATATAAACAATACTAAAGATATAATGTCCGGTTCTGATTTAAAGCAAATTCAGCTTGAAGAAGAGAAAAAAAGAATAAGAAAAGATATAATAATAAGACCAGGAGCAATAGAAACTATAGCTCTTCATTTAGCTTATTCAAATAGAATATCACCTCCTACTATAAAAAACAGGGAACTAGGATTTTATTTAGACGGAATATGGTTTAACTGGGCTAATGGAAAACTTTTAACCGATGAAGATATGACCAATCAGGATAATTATATACCTTTCGGATTTTATTCTTATACTGTAGACGGAATGCCTGAAGTACAGCAGGAAACCCCTGAAAGAACTAAAGAACTTCAGGAATATTACAAAAGAAGAGTTAATAATACAAAATATATCAATAATAAATTCTTAGATACTCTTTATGACGGAACAAGCGAAAGGAGTATGGTAAAGCATATAAGTACAAAAAGTATATTAGGATACAAAGTAAGAGTTCATGATTATGTGTATGAACCTCTATCTAATGTAAGTGTAGAAGTGAAACTTATAGCACAAACTAATCAGGAAGTTGAAAATTTCTTAGATTCTTTGAAAATAGTAAGCGGATATGTTTGGAAAATAATTTCAAAAAGTGCAAGCAGAAGCTATCATAGTTATGGTGTTGCTTTCGATACTTTGCCTAAAAAAAATAATGGTAAGCAAATATATTGGGCTTGGACTAGAGTTAATAATAAAGCTTGGTATGCTGTGCCTTATGATAAAAGATGGCATCCTCCTAAAGAAGTTGTAAAAGTATTTGAAAAGTATGGTTTTATATGGGGCGGTAAATGGCATAATTATGACACCATACATTTTGAATATAGGCCGGAACTCATTATATATAACAAAATAAAAAATGATGAAGATGCTACATACGAGCTTATAGAAAAATACGGCATATTCTAA
- a CDS encoding motility associated factor glycosyltransferase family protein: protein MDNTIFTKNIELLNKNKYNFRAVKKLIEYNASNNKYQLKQAKNDLFAVMYNNKPLTSLYNPMEEAKRLISQFITNNNEHIGIFLSIASFFHIEYFLSLNENNKAIIIEKDIEIVKIILENLKPSNENILKNTILILNEDLENILAFFNFYMNDNDSKKIVYIRHIRASNIDDETREYYDNINISLANSIKEKLMSLTSNYYFAPVWARNTLYNMHFNEGYSIKTFYNILKRETPVLLVSAGASADDYIENIKELSKTHFVIVLSHAFNSLIKNNIKPDAVVSTDGGFYSSIHLKELIKKENENINIFTTHTAYPFPLTHIENKRIFYFSHDESFEKILYPINDDDNNNIYFYMEGSVIMPALRIAYMLNPKYILLAGCDFCHIDDKTHSKYSNASAHDYINSSKLKTFESAKYKRLNDNQKIKCYDNVYRNTSSSLLSYKNHFESLIQEISETTDIFTLTVQSASIKNVKIYNNNNINSNNKNIEIKNYLKENIDKEKLVKEIDNFINNLNKENMSKENFNNNMKNIADIISPWHVEKFEKSVISYEELKNYMNKWYNDIKLLIY, encoded by the coding sequence ATGGATAATACTATATTCACTAAAAATATAGAGCTTTTAAATAAAAATAAATATAATTTCAGGGCTGTAAAAAAATTAATAGAATATAATGCATCTAATAATAAATATCAATTAAAGCAGGCTAAAAATGATTTGTTTGCTGTTATGTATAATAATAAGCCTTTGACTTCTCTATATAATCCTATGGAAGAAGCTAAAAGATTAATATCTCAATTCATAACAAATAACAATGAACATATAGGCATATTTTTATCTATTGCATCATTCTTTCATATAGAATATTTTTTATCTTTAAATGAAAATAACAAAGCAATAATAATAGAAAAAGATATAGAAATAGTTAAGATTATTTTAGAAAATTTAAAGCCTTCAAATGAAAATATATTAAAGAATACCATACTCATTTTGAATGAAGATTTAGAAAATATATTGGCATTCTTTAATTTTTATATGAATGATAATGATTCTAAAAAAATAGTTTATATAAGACATATAAGAGCTTCAAATATAGATGATGAAACAAGAGAATATTATGACAATATTAATATATCGCTTGCCAACAGTATAAAAGAAAAATTAATGTCATTAACATCTAATTATTATTTTGCTCCTGTATGGGCTAGAAATACATTATATAATATGCATTTCAATGAAGGATACTCTATAAAAACATTCTATAATATATTAAAAAGAGAAACGCCTGTTTTATTAGTATCTGCAGGTGCCTCAGCTGATGATTATATAGAAAACATTAAAGAACTATCAAAAACACATTTTGTTATAGTATTATCGCATGCTTTTAATAGCTTAATAAAAAATAATATAAAGCCTGATGCTGTTGTATCTACTGACGGCGGTTTTTATTCGTCGATACATTTAAAAGAACTTATTAAAAAAGAAAATGAAAATATAAATATATTCACTACGCATACAGCATATCCTTTTCCTCTCACTCATATAGAAAACAAAAGAATATTTTATTTCTCACATGATGAAAGTTTCGAAAAGATATTATATCCTATAAATGATGATGATAATAACAATATATATTTCTATATGGAAGGAAGCGTTATAATGCCTGCTTTAAGAATAGCATATATGCTCAATCCTAAATATATATTGCTTGCAGGATGTGATTTTTGTCATATTGATGATAAAACGCATTCTAAATATTCAAATGCTTCAGCCCATGATTATATTAACAGTAGTAAATTAAAAACTTTTGAATCTGCTAAATATAAAAGGCTTAATGATAATCAAAAAATAAAATGCTACGATAATGTTTATAGAAATACTTCTTCATCACTTTTGAGTTATAAAAATCATTTTGAATCTTTAATTCAGGAGATTTCTGAAACTACTGATATTTTCACTTTAACAGTACAATCTGCAAGCATAAAAAATGTAAAAATATACAATAATAACAATATAAATTCTAACAATAAAAATATAGAAATTAAAAACTATTTAAAAGAGAATATAGATAAAGAAAAATTAGTGAAAGAAATAGATAATTTTATAAATAACCTCAATAAAGAAAATATGAGTAAAGAAAATTTTAATAACAATATGAAAAATATTGCTGATATAATATCACCTTGGCATGTTGAAAAATTTGAGAAGTCTGTTATAAGCTATGAAGAGTTAAAAAACTATATGAATAAATGGTACAATGATATAAAATTGCTTATTTATTAA
- a CDS encoding lactate utilization protein has protein sequence MTVQEEYFQKLSLVLKDKFNKKGFAFDSFSNKEEAKKFILSLIKEDDTITFGGSTSVNQMGILEDLKNYKNFVDRNNKELKAEAEIKAFSSDVYLCSANAITKNGDIVSTDGGGNRVAATIYGPKKVFLIVGRNKVCNTVEDAVKRVRSIAAGENSVRFKVDNPCCTGNMVCDEANCDIEKRLCAYTIIVNKCHIKDRIHIIFIDEELGF, from the coding sequence ATGACAGTACAGGAAGAATATTTTCAAAAATTATCTTTAGTTTTAAAAGATAAATTCAATAAAAAAGGTTTTGCTTTCGATAGTTTTTCAAATAAAGAAGAAGCAAAGAAATTTATTTTATCTCTTATTAAAGAAGATGATACTATTACTTTCGGAGGAAGCACATCAGTCAATCAAATGGGAATATTAGAAGATTTAAAAAACTATAAGAATTTTGTAGATAGAAATAATAAAGAATTAAAAGCTGAAGCAGAGATTAAAGCATTTAGCAGTGATGTTTATTTATGTTCAGCTAATGCAATAACAAAGAATGGTGATATAGTATCAACAGACGGTGGCGGAAACAGAGTTGCTGCTACTATTTACGGACCTAAAAAAGTATTTTTAATTGTTGGAAGGAATAAGGTTTGTAATACAGTTGAAGATGCTGTAAAAAGAGTAAGAAGTATTGCTGCTGGTGAAAATTCTGTAAGATTTAAGGTAGATAATCCTTGCTGTACAGGAAATATGGTTTGCGATGAAGCAAATTGCGATATAGAAAAAAGATTATGTGCCTATACTATTATAGTTAATAAATGCCATATAAAAGACAGAATACATATTATATTTATAGATGAAGAATTAGGATTTTAA
- a CDS encoding flagellin → MIINNNISAINAQRTLKFRNVDLSKDMAALSSGMRINRAGDDASGLAVSEKMRTQIRGLRQAERNTQDGISFIQTTEGYLQESQDILQRIRELSVQSANGIYTDADRMLIQVEVSQLVDEVNRIASQAQFNTLNMLTGRFSNPNEGGAPVASMWFHMGANMDERRRIYIGTMTAAALGLQTAEGTGISISSIDKANSAIGIVDEALMKVSKQRSNLGAYQNRLELTAQGLMIAYENTAASESRIRDTDMAETSVKFAKDQILSQANLAMLAQANTMNQGALRLVQ, encoded by the coding sequence ATGATCATCAATAACAACATTAGTGCTATAAATGCACAACGTACTTTAAAATTTAGAAACGTAGACCTTTCTAAAGATATGGCTGCTCTTTCTTCTGGAATGAGAATCAACAGAGCTGGCGACGATGCTTCTGGATTAGCAGTATCTGAAAAAATGAGAACACAAATTCGCGGTTTACGTCAGGCTGAAAGAAATACTCAAGATGGTATATCTTTCATTCAAACTACTGAAGGATATCTTCAAGAGAGCCAAGACATCTTACAAAGAATACGTGAATTATCTGTACAATCTGCTAACGGTATTTATACTGATGCTGACAGAATGCTTATTCAAGTTGAAGTTTCTCAATTAGTAGACGAAGTTAACCGTATTGCTAGCCAAGCTCAGTTCAATACTCTTAACATGTTAACTGGAAGATTCTCTAACCCTAATGAAGGCGGAGCTCCAGTTGCTTCTATGTGGTTTCATATGGGTGCAAACATGGATGAAAGAAGAAGAATTTATATAGGAACTATGACTGCTGCTGCTTTAGGTTTACAAACTGCTGAAGGTACTGGTATTTCTATTTCTTCTATAGACAAAGCTAACAGTGCTATAGGTATAGTTGATGAAGCTTTAATGAAAGTTTCTAAACAAAGATCTAATCTTGGTGCTTATCAAAACAGATTAGAGCTTACTGCTCAAGGCTTGATGATCGCTTATGAGAACACTGCAGCTTCTGAAAGCAGAATAAGAGATACTGATATGGCTGAAACTTCTGTTAAATTTGCTAAAGACCAAATCTTAAGTCAGGCTAATTTAGCTATGTTGGCTCAAGCTAATACTATGAACCAAGGCGCTTTACGTTTAGTTCAGTGA
- a CDS encoding PepSY-like domain-containing protein encodes MTNSLNLFIKITPSQLPENIRRFIASNYSKAKIVYIDKVKDQYEIKLSNGIYINFDKNGSWNYISSDDKLSENILPKTIASKIKNIMKKYNNTYIFEINKRIEFYRVRLTNSLEICIRNNGQLIMA; translated from the coding sequence ATGACTAACAGCTTAAACCTTTTTATTAAAATTACACCTAGCCAATTACCTGAGAATATTAGAAGATTTATAGCTTCTAATTACAGCAAAGCTAAAATCGTTTATATCGATAAAGTGAAAGATCAATATGAAATTAAATTAAGTAATGGTATTTATATCAACTTTGACAAAAACGGTTCTTGGAACTATATAAGCAGCGATGACAAATTATCTGAAAATATACTTCCAAAAACTATAGCAAGTAAAATTAAAAACATAATGAAAAAATACAATAATACTTATATATTTGAAATCAATAAAAGAATAGAGTTCTATAGAGTAAGATTAACTAATTCTTTAGAAATCTGCATAAGAAACAATGGTCAATTAATAATGGCATAA
- a CDS encoding NADP-dependent oxidoreductase, translating into MKAIQIKKYSKEIDIDIADIPIPEISDNDVLIKVKAAAVNPLEMLILTGAVRLIQDYKMPLTLGNECSGVVESVGKNVTDFKKGDKVYTRLPISKIGAFAEYVAVDGKFISLMPKDYDFITSAAIPLTALTAYQAFTEELEAKSGQTVLITGGSGSFGELAVPIAKYLGLNVIVSGSERLKEHFINLGADKYISYNKENYSELVSNVDHVIDTLGANEFDRELSVLKKGGRLLSLRTSPNKKFAEDNKFPFFKKLLFSLAGSKYDKKAMKEQKEYRFMFVRADGEQLRKITKIVEDKNIKPKIYSTVFNIDNASEALKCILQKHTDGKIIISM; encoded by the coding sequence ATGAAAGCTATTCAAATAAAAAAATATTCAAAGGAAATAGATATAGATATTGCAGATATTCCAATACCGGAGATTTCTGATAATGATGTATTAATTAAGGTAAAGGCTGCAGCAGTAAACCCTCTTGAAATGTTAATATTAACAGGGGCAGTAAGACTTATACAAGATTATAAAATGCCTTTAACATTAGGTAATGAATGTTCTGGAGTAGTTGAAAGTGTAGGTAAGAATGTAACCGATTTTAAGAAAGGAGATAAAGTTTATACTCGCTTGCCTATATCAAAGATAGGTGCTTTTGCCGAGTATGTAGCAGTGGACGGTAAGTTTATATCTCTTATGCCTAAGGATTATGATTTTATTACATCGGCTGCGATACCTTTAACTGCTCTTACTGCATATCAAGCATTTACAGAAGAATTGGAGGCAAAATCCGGACAAACTGTTTTAATAACTGGAGGTTCTGGAAGTTTTGGTGAACTTGCTGTTCCAATTGCTAAATATTTAGGTTTAAATGTTATAGTTTCTGGAAGTGAAAGATTAAAAGAACATTTCATTAATTTAGGTGCTGATAAATATATTAGTTATAATAAAGAAAATTACTCAGAATTAGTTTCAAATGTGGATCATGTTATAGATACGCTTGGAGCAAATGAATTTGACAGAGAATTATCAGTATTAAAAAAAGGAGGACGTCTTTTAAGTTTGAGAACCAGTCCTAATAAAAAATTTGCTGAAGACAATAAATTTCCTTTCTTCAAAAAATTATTATTTTCTCTTGCCGGTTCTAAATATGATAAAAAAGCAATGAAGGAGCAAAAAGAATACCGTTTTATGTTTGTGCGTGCTGACGGAGAACAGCTTCGTAAAATTACAAAAATTGTAGAAGATAAAAATATAAAACCTAAAATATATTCCACTGTATTTAATATTGATAATGCATCAGAAGCTTTAAAATGCATTTTACAAAAACATACAGATGGAAAAATAATAATATCTATGTAA
- a CDS encoding DUF2723 domain-containing protein encodes MAKLSHLEKEYIKANYKNKSIDELTKKLEKDRELIEEYINNLQNSQKNNTKTKKEKVNKENGGNILSKLFSKKENQEPIYKRYEIKPYHLSKIDAIFAAVAFLFTFFLYLFTLTPSLSAGDNGELTTAAYFLGVGHAPGYPFYTLMSKLFTYIPFGNIAWRTNLFSGTCAAIAMIFFYLIMVKVLGQNRVERGFSPIVQIPALFASIAFTISDNMWAQATMAEVYSLNILQIASMLLILVYWFESVWKHANDEVPYYGNKFLMAFGFLYGVALANHHVTLPFAFAPLLFIAVVLFLVHKDRYINHIETSFISIFVFLVLLFIGGFGYYRFIMNYEAYLYFPPGVASNDSIFSIIFKPFADMNIMSDIFTALANGSYLRPDMIQNLKSPFYPTLYKGMFLVFWPLFLVVVWCLVYRYFLCKIDKFNNDNDFITGISISYYKMLLMLAVGVMIYAYMPIRARALPPLNWGQLNEPSGWENLSYLFSMIHRKQYGASGNDIAAAFILHPEQISALINIFKTQLTVLGLLFLIPGLFQIFKKNKFIGIFSVFGLLSFAVSLMAYTNPPPSVRTLSFVEVFFLPATLYMLVIIGFGIQWYMEYFNTNIKNVLKPASEETADTVLKPYHAISLAAILLIMIPIFVMNLSRNNNSKDYSNHDYSYNMMNSLPDNAIFATEGGDNQVFGLVYYTMVERRRPDLKIYDQKGNVFERIYGNLMKTDGRWLGDISDAVDKDFIESGRPYYMAWRRDGLYRLGDYYFKAYGLVFKVQPIKYALVDELEFFKVLTVNDYKDIAKEHLKRDYENDKLAADLNALLDEGLISVARKNIYDGNEEITFVKMYELPFPQFKTEEDYWNSYTMQGTAEEISHYDFLTREIFVSSYSLARIDLYNRRIKTYQKLLGFMGNGDVAKNGITRAEANQKIAEFQDLKKQEEDRMLTIGFDMSNVYFAVGNQAIMDGNYERAAMMFEELIKLEKLIYPAYFNLTASYEYLARSKDTPYDKEAEYLNKAKETLERAEKTFHRGKDMGDAAREQNQTYQQIKQFMARIDAQLKTTRQQADNLKAQAMKEDTFESYSSYANYIYQNRQDIEETLWAKLEAKKRAISKDHIIGVNKDISILYANLGDTASSISILNDTLKMPDLTRDERRGLEFDLANIYLNNKMYDQAISTYSKYTNDLTQDGAFALYAIGHIYIEQNKIVEALNIYNDFRRIMSPLAASNDVIANLDKDVESRRLQIMQYLGTMGQ; translated from the coding sequence ATGGCAAAACTTTCGCATCTGGAAAAAGAGTACATCAAAGCTAATTATAAAAATAAAAGCATTGATGAACTTACAAAAAAATTAGAAAAAGACAGAGAGTTAATAGAAGAATATATTAATAATCTGCAAAATAGTCAAAAAAATAATACAAAAACTAAAAAAGAAAAAGTAAATAAAGAAAACGGCGGAAATATACTTTCTAAATTATTCTCTAAGAAAGAAAATCAGGAACCTATTTATAAGAGATATGAAATAAAGCCTTATCATCTTTCTAAAATAGATGCTATATTTGCTGCTGTTGCTTTTCTTTTCACATTCTTTTTGTATTTATTTACATTAACTCCTTCACTTTCAGCAGGTGATAACGGAGAGCTTACAACCGCTGCTTATTTCTTGGGAGTAGGGCATGCTCCGGGATATCCTTTCTATACTTTGATGTCCAAATTATTTACTTATATACCTTTTGGAAATATTGCTTGGAGAACAAATTTATTCTCAGGTACTTGTGCTGCAATAGCAATGATTTTCTTCTATCTTATTATGGTAAAAGTATTAGGACAAAACAGAGTTGAAAGAGGATTCTCTCCTATAGTACAGATACCTGCACTTTTTGCGAGCATTGCTTTTACTATATCTGATAATATGTGGGCACAGGCTACAATGGCCGAGGTTTACAGCTTGAATATACTTCAAATAGCTTCTATGCTTTTAATACTTGTTTACTGGTTTGAAAGCGTTTGGAAGCATGCTAATGATGAAGTACCTTATTATGGAAATAAATTTTTAATGGCTTTCGGCTTTCTTTATGGTGTGGCACTTGCAAATCACCATGTAACTTTGCCTTTCGCTTTTGCTCCTCTTTTGTTTATAGCCGTTGTTTTATTTTTGGTACATAAAGACAGATATATCAATCATATAGAAACTTCATTTATATCAATATTTGTATTTTTGGTGTTGTTATTTATAGGCGGTTTCGGATACTATAGATTTATTATGAATTATGAGGCTTATTTATATTTCCCTCCTGGAGTAGCTTCAAATGATTCAATATTCTCTATAATATTCAAGCCTTTCGCTGATATGAATATAATGAGCGATATATTTACAGCACTTGCTAACGGTTCTTATTTAAGACCTGATATGATACAGAATTTAAAGTCGCCATTCTATCCTACTTTATATAAAGGTATGTTCTTAGTATTTTGGCCTTTATTTTTAGTAGTTGTTTGGTGCTTAGTATATAGATATTTCTTATGCAAGATAGATAAATTCAATAATGATAATGACTTTATCACAGGAATATCAATATCATATTATAAAATGCTTTTAATGCTTGCAGTAGGCGTTATGATATATGCATACATGCCTATAAGAGCCAGAGCATTGCCTCCTCTAAACTGGGGACAATTAAATGAACCTTCAGGCTGGGAGAATTTAAGTTATTTATTTAGTATGATACATAGAAAACAGTATGGAGCTTCAGGAAATGATATTGCTGCAGCCTTCATACTTCACCCAGAACAGATATCTGCTTTAATAAATATATTTAAAACTCAATTAACAGTATTAGGTTTGTTATTCTTAATACCCGGATTATTCCAAATATTCAAGAAAAATAAGTTTATAGGTATATTCTCAGTATTTGGTCTTTTGAGTTTTGCCGTGTCTTTAATGGCATATACTAATCCGCCTCCAAGTGTAAGAACTTTATCATTCGTTGAAGTTTTCTTTTTGCCAGCAACTTTATATATGCTTGTAATAATAGGATTTGGTATTCAATGGTATATGGAATATTTCAATACTAATATAAAAAATGTATTAAAGCCGGCATCAGAAGAAACAGCAGATACAGTATTAAAGCCTTATCATGCTATATCACTTGCTGCAATACTTTTGATAATGATACCTATATTCGTTATGAATTTAAGCCGTAACAATAACTCAAAAGATTACAGTAACCATGACTATTCATACAATATGATGAACTCACTTCCGGACAATGCTATATTTGCCACAGAGGGAGGAGATAACCAAGTATTCGGACTTGTATATTATACTATGGTAGAAAGAAGAAGACCGGATTTGAAAATATATGACCAAAAAGGTAATGTATTTGAAAGAATATACGGTAACCTTATGAAAACAGACGGCAGATGGCTTGGAGATATTAGTGATGCTGTTGATAAAGACTTTATAGAATCAGGCAGACCTTATTATATGGCTTGGAGAAGAGACGGACTTTACAGACTTGGAGATTATTATTTCAAGGCTTATGGTTTGGTATTCAAAGTTCAGCCTATTAAATATGCTTTAGTTGATGAATTAGAGTTCTTTAAAGTTCTTACTGTTAATGATTATAAAGATATTGCTAAAGAGCATTTAAAAAGAGATTATGAGAATGACAAATTAGCAGCTGACTTAAATGCATTATTAGATGAGGGTTTAATTTCGGTTGCAAGAAAAAATATATATGACGGAAATGAAGAGATAACTTTCGTGAAAATGTATGAACTTCCTTTCCCTCAATTCAAAACAGAAGAAGATTATTGGAACAGCTATACTATGCAGGGAACTGCTGAAGAAATATCACATTATGACTTCCTAACAAGAGAGATATTCGTTAGTTCTTATTCTTTAGCTAGAATAGATTTATATAATAGAAGAATAAAAACTTATCAGAAATTACTCGGCTTTATGGGTAATGGCGATGTTGCTAAAAATGGTATAACAAGAGCAGAGGCTAATCAAAAAATAGCAGAGTTTCAGGATTTAAAGAAACAAGAAGAAGACAGAATGCTTACTATAGGCTTTGATATGTCTAATGTATATTTTGCAGTAGGAAATCAGGCTATTATGGACGGCAATTATGAAAGAGCTGCTATGATGTTTGAAGAGCTTATAAAGTTAGAAAAACTTATTTATCCTGCATATTTCAATTTGACTGCTTCTTATGAATATTTAGCACGTTCAAAAGATACTCCTTATGATAAAGAGGCAGAATATTTAAATAAAGCTAAAGAAACTCTTGAAAGAGCAGAAAAAACTTTCCATAGAGGAAAAGATATGGGAGATGCTGCAAGAGAACAGAATCAAACTTATCAGCAAATAAAACAATTTATGGCTAGAATAGATGCGCAGCTTAAAACTACAAGACAGCAGGCTGATAATCTTAAAGCTCAGGCTATGAAAGAAGATACTTTTGAAAGCTATTCTTCTTATGCTAATTATATATATCAAAACAGACAAGATATAGAAGAAACTTTATGGGCTAAATTGGAAGCTAAGAAGAGAGCTATAAGCAAAGATCATATAATAGGTGTTAATAAAGATATATCAATACTTTATGCTAATTTAGGCGACACAGCAAGTTCTATAAGCATATTGAACGATACTTTAAAAATGCCTGATTTGACTAGAGATGAAAGAAGAGGACTAGAGTTTGATTTAGCTAATATTTATCTAAACAATAAAATGTATGATCAAGCTATAAGTACATATTCAAAATATACTAATGATCTTACTCAAGACGGTGCATTTGCTTTATATGCTATAGGACATATATACATAGAGCAAAATAAAATTGTAGAGGCATTAAATATTTATAATGACTTCAGAAGAATAATGTCTCCTTTAGCTGCAAGTAATGATGTTATAGCTAATTTAGATAAAGATGTTGAAAGCAGAAGACTTCAGATAATGCAGTATTTAGGTACTATGGGACAATAA
- the metX gene encoding homoserine O-acetyltransferase MetX, producing MKNIIKNKKEKENNEQGKTEVKYFNYEKPFKFENGASINELTIAYTVNGHLNVNKDNAILVCHAFTGDADVLAWWDNFVGKKKAIDTDKYFVICSNVLGGCSGTTGPSSKKPNSHSYYGTDFPTFTIKDIVKVQKILIDSLGINKLYCVAGGSMGGMQVLQWTATYPQMMEKAIVIASSMSHSPMQIALNEISRQAITEDTEWYGGKYYGMSSPDRGLALARMLGHITYMSEEYMRKKFGRKRKTAVKYFTPSFEVENYLHYNGEKFTARFDANSFLYLTKAMDFFDVKDEIKKIKHKKNINLEKVLVISFISDWLYPSTQSAEIVAAYQHSNIDTTFQEIESNYGHDAFLLKNSEQTKYIKNFLNN from the coding sequence ATGAAGAATATTATAAAAAATAAAAAAGAAAAAGAAAACAATGAACAAGGAAAAACAGAAGTTAAATATTTTAATTATGAGAAGCCTTTCAAATTTGAAAACGGAGCTTCAATAAATGAATTAACTATAGCATATACTGTAAACGGACATTTAAATGTAAATAAGGATAATGCTATTTTAGTATGCCATGCTTTTACAGGAGATGCTGATGTTCTTGCTTGGTGGGATAATTTTGTTGGTAAGAAAAAGGCTATAGATACAGATAAATATTTTGTAATATGTTCAAATGTATTAGGAGGCTGCAGCGGAACAACAGGGCCTTCTTCCAAAAAACCAAATAGCCATTCATATTATGGTACAGACTTCCCAACTTTCACAATTAAAGATATAGTAAAAGTTCAAAAAATATTAATTGATAGCTTAGGAATAAATAAACTTTATTGCGTGGCCGGCGGTTCTATGGGAGGAATGCAGGTATTACAATGGACTGCAACTTATCCTCAAATGATGGAAAAAGCAATAGTAATAGCTAGTTCTATGAGCCATTCTCCTATGCAGATAGCTTTGAATGAAATATCAAGACAGGCGATAACAGAAGATACTGAATGGTACGGCGGAAAGTATTATGGTATGTCATCTCCTGACAGAGGTCTTGCGTTAGCTAGAATGCTTGGACATATAACATACATGAGTGAAGAGTATATGAGAAAGAAATTCGGAAGAAAGAGAAAAACAGCTGTTAAATATTTTACACCTTCTTTTGAAGTAGAAAATTATCTTCATTATAATGGAGAAAAATTTACAGCAAGATTCGATGCTAATAGTTTTTTATATCTTACTAAAGCTATGGATTTTTTTGACGTTAAAGATGAAATAAAAAAAATAAAACATAAAAAGAATATTAATTTAGAAAAAGTTCTAGTAATATCTTTTATATCAGATTGGCTTTATCCAAGTACACAGTCTGCAGAGATAGTTGCTGCTTATCAGCATTCTAATATAGATACAACATTTCAGGAAATAGAATCTAATTACGGACATGATGCCTTTTTGCTGAAAAATAGCGAACAAACTAAATATATAAAAAATTTTTTAAATAATTAA